The genomic stretch CGTACATCACCCACTAGGGGGCGATATACGGTTTCCAGAGTTGTAGTTTTCTTCAGCAGCAGAGGAAGTTAAGAAGCATCGTAAACATGGCTGACAGTGGGGTGACAGGTGAGTTCGGGAGTGTGTAACAGCTGGACTTTCTAACTGTTTCTTGGTATTATGATAACTTGGTGGTCTGCGACTTGTGGTCGCAGCGCGAAAATATCTTCTGTTTAtattccgtgtgtgtgtgtgttggggaggGGCTCTCCTTTTCTGgtgctgctaacgttagcatagccAGCATGTCAACGGAGCGCCAGACAGTACGTTGTTTGTAGTTTAACGGCAGACGTCCTGATGCTATTGCATCatctttttaaatagttttataaaGAACAGAACCAAGAATGTCTGTTTTAAGTTCCACTGTGCTGTGCAGATGATGGCAACGTTAGCCAGCAAGTATTGTGACTGTTGTCGTTAGCATGATGCAAACCTAGCAAGTTCAGTGTGATACAGTCAGCTAACGTGTCACCGAAGTACCGGTATGGAAATAAAGACTGGTCCTGTCATTACTGCGCTTTGCCATAAAAACCACAGCATGCGACAAACTGACCATAATCATATACTCATCCATTGGTTGTTTTACAGATGAAACTGGTTCTAAAGATGACGTTCATCAAGCAAAGGTTAGCAGTATGTAGCTAAAGTTAATGCATGTTTTCCACGGTCTTCATAGGGCTACATATTTAATTTCAACCCCATGCTTGACATGTTTGATACATAGACTGAAGGCAAAGAGCTCACCAAAGAGGAGAAGCAACGGctgaggaaagagaagaaacagcagaagaaaaacaaagagaaaaaagatgagAAGGCTTCACAGGAaagtgagaagaagaagaagaacagagaagagaagCCTGTCAGTGCAGCTGCCCCAGCTTCCCAGCCTCCAACCCAGCCTTCAACACAGAAAGGTGCATATTATATGAACACCACCAATGACCGTGTCACATGATCACAGTTGTACTAATTTGTCACAGCATATTGTTATACAGTGAGCATCAATTGCCAGCATCTGAGAGTGGATTACACTGTGATATTTGTGAATGAAATGTTCTTTCTGCGATTCTGAACTGTGTGTtcagcagctccttcagcagtgCCTGCTCCTGCACCAGTTCCTGTGCCTGTCTCAGAAACTCCCGCCCTGGCAGACAAGCCAGCCAAGAGTAAAGCAGAATtgaaagcagagaggagagcTCGGCAGGAGGCGGAGAGGGCCTCCAAACAGGCTGCAACAAGCAAACCTAAAGCAGGGCCTAGTGAGCTGCAGCCAGGTACTGTTGTAGCTAGGTGGTCTGCGTAAGTAGTGACTCTCTGAAATTCTACTTCATATACTGTGGAGAAAGTCACACTTTTTCTGTTTCCAGTGGTAAAGAGGCTCCCAGAACACGTCCAAGTGGACAACCCGGGCGTTTTAAAGAAACTGGCAAAGAAATTGGAAAGACAACAGGTTAGCGTCTTTATGTGTCATctctaaaaaaaacttcagtcATAAAAGCACGCTTTGTCTGATTTAGGACCGCTCGCCTTAACATTATGAGCTTACACGGCCAGTTATACATTTTGTGAGCATCCTATGTGTTtatagcatttttttgtttaaatcttGAGCGCAATAAGTATAATTCTTTTGTAAACATCTTGAAATGAGATGTTGACTCCCATCAGTCTTATTGGTAATAACAAATACCAATCAGGAATTGCCTGGATCCTGGCGGTCTTAATAAGACACCTGTAGCAAATAGCATACTATACAATGTgtttcaaaaaattaaatataagcTAAACTGGTCCACCTTTTCAGTTGTCCTGCTTGCAATACATCACAATCTAGACATTTCAGAAGAACTCTGGAAGAATAAGGGTTGTCACATATAACGTGTAAGACAGAAATATAGTATGATGTCTGCTGCACGTGCCTAATGAAAGTGATCAAGGAGATCTTGCATTTCCAGTTATATTTGGTCATGTTCagtaaaattaaagtaattCCTGAGTTAATTTATAACTTGTCATTACTCATTCTTTAATGATAGTTCTTGAACCGTCACCAACAACCTTAAAATACAGTGTGTTAAGAAATGGCGGTGTAACTATTGTTTTGTCACCTCACATAACCATGAGTTATAACTGCATGTGATCATGCCTAACATTTCTTTCAGACACCAGGGTGCAATGCTGCAAAAAATGTAGAGGTCTGACtttactaaatgtaaatgtgtgccGTTGATATTTGTCTAGTTTTTGTTTGCTAACCTGTAATTGTACTGACTACCACGATGGAATTGAAAAGTTAAGGGTGCAAACGGATTGTTTGGTCCATTGAGACGGAGGTGGTGTCTCGGtggggtgtgtttgttttaggtgGCAACATGTTCAACGTTGTGTTCTTTTTGTATGTCTGCCCACAACACTGAGCTGTTTGCTGTGCGGGTTTATGTTTGCATTCCATCTTTGTGTTTGGAGAGTATTTACAACTAAATcatacataataaaaatgaagtTTTCTGTGTTGCCAAAGATAAACATTTGAGAGTAGCCTTTAATTGGTAATGAATGAATTTGGCTCTATAGCAACCTATATTTATCGCTGTTGTCCACTAATTAGGAATTTTGCCTAGGCTgtgctgtgaatgtgtgttaacTAACCTCACAATGTCAGTTTTAACCTCAGAATTCTTGGGAACTGACGGCAGTCGGCTCTTATCTGCTAATTTCAGATCCCACTCCGGTCAGACTACGGCTACAAAGTCAGCCTGTTTTCCCATCTCCACCAGTACAGTCGCAAAGCCCCTCTAACACAGCAACTCAGGTAAACTGACAATATACCATATAGTACGGTgagttgtttgtgttgtctaaGAGTTTGATTTATGTAGTGCCCATAATTTGTCTTAATCTCTTAAAACGATTTAACATCAGagtgttttttgtctgttaCAGCATTCCCTCCACGGTGATTCATCCTGCTATAGTTCGCCTGGGTCTCCAGTATTCACAGGGCATCGTGGCAGGATCCAACGCTCGCTCTGTCGCCCTGCTGCATGCCTTCAAACAGGTACAGAGCACACACTGCTTAGGCTTTACCGTCCCATTGTCCTTTGTCTCCTGTGTTTAGACCAAAAAAGCAAGGTTTCTCTTGTTTGGTTGTGTTTATAATTGCTTACAATGAAAATGCAAGATGGAGAAACGCTCCTCAAAGTCTTCAATATTGTTGCAATGTTACTGTTACTGGTTCCTTCAATTCCTCCTTCATACAAAATTAAGTCAGCAATACAATCCAGCTTCAAGCAATGCAAAGTTTAGCTCCTGGCCGTCCGTCCAACAATGCAGCTCAGCGTCACATTTTCAGCAGCCAGCACACCCACTGCAGTAGCTCAAGAAATTGCATTCTCTGATGTTAAGTTGACATCCATTTTTATTGTGAACAGATTTAAAGTAAACAAACTAAAAAGCTATGTTGTTTTTCCCTCTCCAGGTAATAAGGGACTATACTACGCCTCCAAATGAGGAGCTATCTAGAGACTTGGTCAACAAGCTGAAACCTTATAtcaggtac from Etheostoma cragini isolate CJK2018 chromosome 18, CSU_Ecrag_1.0, whole genome shotgun sequence encodes the following:
- the eif2b4 gene encoding translation initiation factor eIF-2B subunit delta isoform X2, coding for MADSGVTDETGSKDDVHQAKTEGKELTKEEKQRLRKEKKQQKKNKEKKDEKASQESEKKKKNREEKPVSAAAPASQPPTQPSTQKAVPAPAPVPVPVSETPALADKPAKSKAELKAERRARQEAERASKQAATSKPKAGPSELQPVVKRLPEHVQVDNPGVLKKLAKKLERQQTPGCNAAKNVEIPLRSDYGYKVSLFSHLHQYSRKAPLTQQLSIPSTVIHPAIVRLGLQYSQGIVAGSNARSVALLHAFKQVIRDYTTPPNEELSRDLVNKLKPYISFLNQCRPLSASMGNAIKFIKKEISNIPSQCKEEEAKSQLLSSIKCYIDEKIILAAKAIAKSSIEKISNGDVILVYGCSSLVNHILCEAFEKNIKFRVIVVDSRPRLEGREALRRLVQRGISCTYVLISAVSYILPEVSKVFLGAHALLANGYVMSRVGTSQIALVAKAFNVPVLVCCETYKFCERVQTDSFVSNELDDPDDLIVTRKGKTQLEHWQDVPSLGLLNLVYDVTPPDFVDLVITDLGMIPCTSVPVVLRVKNVDQ
- the eif2b4 gene encoding translation initiation factor eIF-2B subunit delta isoform X3 — encoded protein: MADSGVTDETGSKDDVHQAKTEGKELTKEEKQRLRKEKKQQKKNKEKKDEKASQESEKKKKNREEKPVSAAAPASQPPTQPSTQKVPAPAPVPVPVSETPALADKPAKSKAELKAERRARQEAERASKQAATSKPKAGPSELQPVVKRLPEHVQVDNPGVLKKLAKKLERQQTPGCNAAKNVEIPLRSDYGYKVSLFSHLHQYSRKAPLTQQLSIPSTVIHPAIVRLGLQYSQGIVAGSNARSVALLHAFKQVIRDYTTPPNEELSRDLVNKLKPYISFLNQCRPLSASMGNAIKFIKKEISNIPSQCKEEEAKSQLLSSIKCYIDEKIILAAKAIAKSSIEKISNGDVILVYGCSSLVNHILCEAFEKNIKFRVIVVDSRPRLEGREALRRLVQRGISCTYVLISAVSYILPEVSKVFLGAHALLANGYVMSRVGTSQIALVAKAFNVPVLVCCETYKFCERVQTDSFVSNELDDPDDLIVTRKGKTQLEHWQDVPSLGLLNLVYDVTPPDFVDLVITDLGMIPCTSVPVVLRVKNVDQ
- the eif2b4 gene encoding translation initiation factor eIF-2B subunit delta isoform X5, translating into MADSGVTDETGSKDDVHQAKTEGKELTKEEKQRLRKEKKQQKKNKEKKDEKASQESEKKKKNREEKPVSAAAPASQPPTQPSTQKAVPAPAPVPVPVSETPALADKPAKSKAELKAERRARQEAERASKQAATSKPKAGPSELQPVVKRLPEHVQVDNPGVLKKLAKKLERQQIPLRSDYGYKVSLFSHLHQYSRKAPLTQQLSIPSTVIHPAIVRLGLQYSQGIVAGSNARSVALLHAFKQVIRDYTTPPNEELSRDLVNKLKPYISFLNQCRPLSASMGNAIKFIKKEISNIPSQCKEEEAKSQLLSSIKCYIDEKIILAAKAIAKSSIEKISNGDVILVYGCSSLVNHILCEAFEKNIKFRVIVVDSRPRLEGREALRRLVQRGISCTYVLISAVSYILPEVSKVFLGAHALLANGYVMSRVGTSQIALVAKAFNVPVLVCCETYKFCERVQTDSFVSNELDDPDDLIVTRKGKTQLEHWQDVPSLGLLNLVYDVTPPDFVDLVITDLGMIPCTSVPVVLRVKNVDQ
- the eif2b4 gene encoding translation initiation factor eIF-2B subunit delta isoform X1, yielding MADSGVTDETGSKDDVHQAKTEGKELTKEEKQRLRKEKKQQKKNKEKKDEKASQESEKKKKNREEKPVSAAAPASQPPTQPSTQKAPSAVPAPAPVPVPVSETPALADKPAKSKAELKAERRARQEAERASKQAATSKPKAGPSELQPVVKRLPEHVQVDNPGVLKKLAKKLERQQTPGCNAAKNVEIPLRSDYGYKVSLFSHLHQYSRKAPLTQQLSIPSTVIHPAIVRLGLQYSQGIVAGSNARSVALLHAFKQVIRDYTTPPNEELSRDLVNKLKPYISFLNQCRPLSASMGNAIKFIKKEISNIPSQCKEEEAKSQLLSSIKCYIDEKIILAAKAIAKSSIEKISNGDVILVYGCSSLVNHILCEAFEKNIKFRVIVVDSRPRLEGREALRRLVQRGISCTYVLISAVSYILPEVSKVFLGAHALLANGYVMSRVGTSQIALVAKAFNVPVLVCCETYKFCERVQTDSFVSNELDDPDDLIVTRKGKTQLEHWQDVPSLGLLNLVYDVTPPDFVDLVITDLGMIPCTSVPVVLRVKNVDQ
- the eif2b4 gene encoding translation initiation factor eIF-2B subunit delta isoform X4, whose product is MADSGVTDETGSKDDVHQAKTEGKELTKEEKQRLRKEKKQQKKNKEKKDEKASQESEKKKKNREEKPVSAAAPASQPPTQPSTQKAPSAVPAPAPVPVPVSETPALADKPAKSKAELKAERRARQEAERASKQAATSKPKAGPSELQPVVKRLPEHVQVDNPGVLKKLAKKLERQQIPLRSDYGYKVSLFSHLHQYSRKAPLTQQLSIPSTVIHPAIVRLGLQYSQGIVAGSNARSVALLHAFKQVIRDYTTPPNEELSRDLVNKLKPYISFLNQCRPLSASMGNAIKFIKKEISNIPSQCKEEEAKSQLLSSIKCYIDEKIILAAKAIAKSSIEKISNGDVILVYGCSSLVNHILCEAFEKNIKFRVIVVDSRPRLEGREALRRLVQRGISCTYVLISAVSYILPEVSKVFLGAHALLANGYVMSRVGTSQIALVAKAFNVPVLVCCETYKFCERVQTDSFVSNELDDPDDLIVTRKGKTQLEHWQDVPSLGLLNLVYDVTPPDFVDLVITDLGMIPCTSVPVVLRVKNVDQ